One segment of Primulina tabacum isolate GXHZ01 chromosome 6, ASM2559414v2, whole genome shotgun sequence DNA contains the following:
- the LOC142549909 gene encoding B3 domain-containing transcription factor FUS3-like: MARNHTIISSHDHELMNINGNVEETRNSNRRRRNTSNRADLFSTPGFTIQRGPRMPRSRRASLHSLNFSLSHVPPLHPPRELDLTKLCYLFKKQLKNSDVSGLRRMVLPKRDAEAHLPVLDAKEGIPISMLDMDGIHEWWFKFRYWPNNSSRMYVLESTGDFVNAHGLLSGDYILVYQNIEDQGYVIEARKSEEYNEHGIYNDLELRLPAVPATTLDGSDMFFEYDTSFLDDSPLDYVGESINNLACLGSHLSFEAIDKYTAEDFL; encoded by the exons ATGGCCAGAAACCACACTATCATCAGCAGTCATGATCATGAGTTGATGAATATTAATGGGAACGTTGAGGAAACGAGAAACAGCAACCGCCGCCGCCGCAACACGTCCAATCGGGCCGACCTTTTCTCAACTCCGGGCTTCACCATACAGAGAGGGCCCAGGATGCCCAGGTCTAGACGGGCAAGCCTTCATTCCCTCAATTTTTCGCTCTCCCACGTGCCACCTCTTCATCCCCCACGT GAACTTGATCTTACGAAACTTTGTTATCTTTTCAAGAAACAACTGAAGAACAGTGACGTGAGCGGCCTCAGAAGAATGGTCCTACCAAAG AGAGATGCCGAGGCCCATCTTCCCGTGCTTGATGCCAAGGAAGGGATTCCTATCAGCATGCTTGACATGGATGGCATTCATGAGTGGTGGTTCAAGTTCAG ATACTGGCCGAATAATAGTAGTAGGATGTATGTGCTTGAATCAACTG GGGATTTCGTGAATGCACATGGTTTGCTGTCTGGCGATTACATTCTTGTGTACCAGAACATTGAAGACCAAGGATAT GTGATTGAAGCAAGGAAATCGGAAGAATACAATGAGCACGGGATATACAATGATCTTGAATTGAGACTCCCTGCAGTCCCAGCAACCACTTTGGATGGAAGCGATATGTTTTTCGAGTACGACACCTCCTTCTTGGATGATTCTCCTCTGGATTATGTAGGAGAATCGATCAACAACTTGGCATGCCTCGGATCGCACTTGTCTTTTGAAGCCATTGACAAATACACTGCTGAAGATTTCCTTTGA
- the LOC142549908 gene encoding mitochondrial phosphate carrier protein 3, mitochondrial: protein MAFSSDRRQPLIPAFLYSSPSTSKTLMPSPSPSNNFVIPAPSEPGKIQMYSPQFYAACTAGGILSCGLTHMAVTPLDLVKCNMQIDPAKYKSISSGFGLLLKEQGARGFFRGWVPTLLGYSAQGACKFGFYEFFKKYYSDLAGPENASKYKTLIYLAGSASAEVIADIALCPFEAVKVRVQTQPGFARGLADGLPKFVRSEGALGLYKGLVPLWGRQIPYTMMKFASFETIVELIYKHAIPTPKNELSKPLQLGVSFAGGYIAGVFCAIVSHPADNLVSFLNNAQGATVGDAVKKLGLWGLFTRGLPLRIVMIGTLTGAQWGIYDAFKVFVGLPTTGGVAPVPAPVSAELGKA, encoded by the exons ATGGCTTTCTCCTCCGATCGCCGCCAACCTCTCATCCCGGCCTTCCTTTACTCATCCCCTTCCACCTCCAAAACCCTAATGCCTAGCCCCTCTCCATCCAACAACTTCGTCATTCCAGCACCCTCAGAGCCAGGCAAGATCCAGATGTACTCTCCTCAGTTCTATGCCGCCTGTACCGCTGGTGGAATACTCAGCTGCGGTCTCACTCACATGGCTGTTACTCCGCTCGACCTCGTCAAGTGTAATATGCAG ATTGATCCTGCCAAGTACAAAAGCATCTCATCGGGTTTTGGACTGCTACTAAAGGAGCAGGGAGCTAGAGGTTTCTTCAGGGGATGGGTGCCTACCCTTCTTGGTTATAGTGCTCAAGGTGCCTGCAAGTTTGGGTTCTATGAGTTCTTTAAGAAGTACTACAGTGACCTGGCTGGTCCAGAAAATGCATCCAAATACAAAACTCTCATCTACCTAGCTGGTTCTGCATCTGCGGAGGTGATTGCTGATATTGCACTTTGCCCCTTTGAAGCTGTGAAGGTTCGTGTTCAGACTCAACCTGGTTTTGCTAGAGGGTTGGCTGATGGACTTCCCAAGTTTGTGAGATCCGAAGGGGCTCTTGG GTTGTACAAGGGCCTGGTTCCTCTATGGGGGCGTCAGATTCCAT ATACTATGATGAAATTTGCATCTTTTGAGACCATTGTGGAGCTCATTTACAAACATGCTATCCCTACACCTAAAAATGAACTCAGCAAGCCGCTGCAGCTTGGAGTGAGTTTTGCCGGTGGATATATAGCTGGTGTTTTCTGTGCTATCGTGTCACATCCTGCTGATAACCTcgtttctttcctcaacaatgcCCAGGGTGCTACTGTTGGTGAT GCTGTAAAGAAACTTGGACTGTGGGGTCTCTTTACGCGAGGTCTTCCTCTTCGCATTGTCATGATTGGAACCCTCACAGGAGCCCAGTGGGGCATCTATGATGCTTTCAAAGTTTTTGTGGGCCT GCCTACAACTGGTGGTGTTGCTCCTGTTCCTGCACCTGTTTCCGCGGAACTTGGGAAGGCGTAG
- the LOC142550316 gene encoding uncharacterized protein LOC142550316, protein MEEAQKQKRDTLKREKSDRVVRPEERAHKKVNSGNFFHHVPLRIARDMDVQECSMERSSDLHPPQQSARPEKKGLCTHHKIFGGSTDDDSNRAQKARGRRECLEVEGVKRNDLFISFGPDDLRVVSLPHNGALELVGISPLIAEHNLNIIPRSQPVRQKKRHFGPEKDKVIDEKVRELLQAVHIREIQFPIRLSNVVLIPKAAGKWRIVFEKQLGKNVEVYVDDILGKSREISCFISNLEETFATIMHYGIKLAKCIFGVKSSKLLDFVVTDRGIEILRKAQKFCWNDGCEKAFKNLKNHLAELPILVKPEPEEKLYNEVKRIALALVMTARKLRPYFLSHPIIMLTNSPFERIMTHPEVSGRMVKWTVELGKYDMEYKPRAAIKAHALSDYLLEMTQPNEEEVWRVFVGGEANLIGCGVGVVITAPSGEKNKLALRIDSWFTNNDAEYEAILAGIRAAWEVRASRIILYSDLQIVTQQIKGIYEAKNDKMLKYLQLIKTQAKSLVDWSIEQIPRDANVEADSLAKMLASLPDVNTREVLYFARLVLSIDEDVPPPRESSWMTPLIEFITHGKLPEEKAQAQKIKKQALRFVLLNKVLHKRSYQGPLLKCIAMGEVEYILREIHEGCCEEHLRRIALARKTMLDGF, encoded by the exons ATGGAAGAGGCTCAGAAGCAGAAGCGGGATACTCTGAAGAGAGAAAAAAGTGACCGGGTGGTAAGACCCGAGGAGAGAGCTCATAAGAAGGTCAATTCCGGGAATTTTTTCCATCATGTGCCTTTGAGAATTGCTCGGGACATGGACGTCCAGGAGTGTAGCATGGAGAGATCGAGTGACCTGCACCCCCCTCAGCAATCTGCCAGACCCGAGAAGAAGGGATTATGTACACACCACAAA ATTTTCGGAGGCTCTACCGATGATGATTCTAATCGGGCTCAAAAAGCCCGGGGTAGGAGGGAGTGCTTGGAAGTTGAGGGAGTAAAGAGGAATGACTTGTTTATCAGCTTTGGTCCAGATGATCTTCGGGTTGTCAGTCTGCCTCATAATGGCGCCCTG GAATTAGTCGGGATTTCACCCCTGATAGCTGAGCATAATTTGAATATCATCCCGAGATCCCAGCCGGTGAGACAAAAGAAGAGACACTTTGGTCCTGAGAAGGACAAAGTAATTGATGAGAAGGTCCGCGAATTGTTGCAGGCCGTCCACATTCGGGAAATACAATTTCCTATCAGACTCTCGAATGTGGTGTTGATTCCAAAAGCTGCTGGAaagtggaggat AGTATTTGAGAAGCAATTGGGGAAGAATGTtgaagtatatgttgatgatatattggGCAAGTCTCGAGAGATTTCTTGTTTTATTTCTAATCTGGAAGAGACGTTCGCCACCATCATGCATTATGGAATAAAACTAGCTAAATGCATTTTTGGGGTAAAGAGTAGCAAGTTATTGGATTTTGTGGTGACTGATCGAGGAATCGAG ATCCTTCGAAAGGCACAAAAATTTTGTTGGAATGACGGGTGTGAGAAAGCATtcaaaaatctcaaaaatcaCTTAGCGGAGCTTCCAATCTTGGTAAAGCCAGAGCCCGAGGAAAAatt GTACAACGAAGTGAAAAGGATAGCCCTGGCCCTGGTCATGACTGCCCGGAAGTTACGACCTTATTTTCTCTCGCATCCGATCATTATGCTTACAAACAGTCCTTTCGAGAGAATCATGACTCACCCTGAGGTTTCTGGAAGAATGGTGAAATGGACAGTGGAGTTGGGAAAGTATGATATGGAGTACAAGCCTCGGGCCGCCATCAAAGCACATGCCCTATCAGATTACCTCTTGGAAATGACTCAGCCAAATGAGGAAGAAGTGTGGAGAGTATTTGTGGGTGGAGAAGCCAATCTAATTGGATGTGGAGTTGGGGTGGTCATAACAGCACCCTCGGGAGAAAAAAATAAGTTGGCTCTAAGAATTGACTCATGGTTCACCAACAATGATGCAGAATATGAAGCTATTCTCGCCGGCATACGTGCTGCCTGGGAAGTAAGAGCCTCCCGAATCATTCTTTACTCCGATTTACAAATAGTCACTCAACAGATAAAGGGCATTTATGAAGCTAAGAATGACAAAATGCTCAAGTACTTACAACTTATTAAAACCCAAGCAAAATCATTAGTTGATTGGAGCATTGAGCAGATCCCTAGAGACGCCAATGTTGAGGCAGACTCCCTGGCAAAAATGCTTGCTTCCTTGCCAGATGTCAATACCCGAGAGGTTTTATACTTCGCACGGCTGGTTCTTTCCATTGATGAAGACGTACCACCTCCCCGAGAAAGCTCGTGGATGACTCCTCTGATTGAATTCATAACACATGGTAAATTACCAGAGGAGAAAGCCCAAGCCCAGAAGATCAAAAAGCAAGCTCTCAGGTTTGTTCTTTTAAATAAAGTCTTGCACAAGAGATCGTATCAGGGACCTTTATTGAAATGCATTGCTATGGGAGAGGTAGAATATATCCTCCGAGAAATTCATGAAGGCTGTTGTGAGGAACATCTCAGAAGAATAGCATTGGCACGGAAAACAATGCTGGATGGATTCTGA